The following proteins come from a genomic window of Excalfactoria chinensis isolate bCotChi1 chromosome 6, bCotChi1.hap2, whole genome shotgun sequence:
- the ADD3 gene encoding gamma-adducin isoform X2 — MSTDASQVVITSPPAATMPHKERYFDRINENDPEYLRERNMSPDLRQDFNMMEQRKRVTQILQSPAFREDLECLIQEQMKKGNNPTGLLALQQIADYITASSFAGFSSSSLSHGMITPINDLPGIDTSSFVKGEKLTRCKLASLYRLADLFGWAHLPNAYITVRVSKEHDHILIIPRGLSFSEASASNLIKVNILGDVVDQGSTTLSIDNAGFSPHVAIYSTRPDVRCIIHIHTPATAAVSSMKCGILPISQEALILGDVAYYNYQGSLDDQEERIQLQKVLGPSCKVLVLRNHGVVALGETLEEAFHYIFNVQLACETQVHALAGAGGIDNLLLLDLQKFKPFTHGVAAGGGGGVNMASQQKWKVGEQEFEALMRMLDNLGYRTGYAYRQPLVREKPKHKSDVEIPATVTAFSFEDDAVPLSPLKFLAQRQQREKTRWLNSPNTYLKVNVPEESWNGEASPRTKITWMKADDSSKTSGGTPIKIEDPNQFVPLNTNPSEVLEKRNKIREQNRYDLKTAGPQSQLLAGIVVDKKPSPPMQFEDDEHAPPAPPNPFSHLTEKELEEYKKTIERKQLGLEENHEDLYTQNANLISAELPVVVVNGKEDGHDVEEDLTKRVSQLTTSTVESVEITIKSSEKIEEALSPEGSPSKSPSKKKKKFRTPSFLKKNKKKEKVEV; from the exons GCTTTTAGAGAAGATCTGGAATGCCTTATTCAAGAACAGATGAAGAAAGGCAATAACCCAACTGGGCTGCTTGCATTACAGCAGATTGCTGATTACATTACTGCAAGCTCTTTTGCAGGTTTTTCCTCATCTTCACTCA gCCATGGAATGATTACCCCCATCAATGATCTACCTGGGATAGATACCTCCTCGTTTGTTAAGGGAGAAAAACTTACTCGTTGCAAATTAGCCAGTTTATACAGATTGGCTGACTTGTTTGGGTGGGCACATCTGCCAAATGCCTACATCACC GTCAGAGTAAGCAAAGAACATGATCATATTCTAATCATTCCAAGAGGTCTGTCCTTTTCTGAAGCTTCAGCTTCCAATTTG ATTAAGGTAAACATCCTGGGAGATGTAGTTGACCAGGGCAGTACAACTCTAAGTATCGACAATGCAGGATTCAGTCCACATGTGGCCATCTACTCCACGCGCCCCGATGTCAGATGTATAATACACATACATACCCCTGCAACAGCAGCT GTTTCCTCTATGAAGTGTGGAATCCTTCCAATATCACAGGAGGCTCTGATTCTGGGAGATGTTGCTTATTACAACTACCAGGGTTCTCTTGATGATCAGGAAGAGAGAATTCAGCTTCAGAAAGTTCTTGGACCCAGTTGCAAG GTATTAGTCTTGAGAAACCATGGTGTGGTAGCTCTAGGAGAGACACTGGAAGAAGCATTCCACTATATTTTCAACGTGCAACTGGCCTGTGAAACACAG GTTCATGCATTAGCTGGAGCAGGTGGGATAGACAATCTCCTACTACTGGATCTGCAGAAGTTCAAGCCTTTCACGCATGGTGTGGCagcaggtggaggaggaggagttaATATGGCTTCACAGCAGAAATGGAAAGTAGGGGAGCAGGAGTTTGAAGCACTCATGCGGATGCTGGACAACCTG GGATACAGAACTGGCTATGCCTACAGGCAACCCTTAGTCAGGGAAAAGCCCAAACATAAGAGTGATGTTGAGATCCCAGCCACTGTGACTGCCTTTTCCTTTGAAGACGATGCGGTCCCGCTCTCCCCGCTGAAGTTCCTGGCACAGAGACAACAGAGGGAAAAGACAAGATGGCTGAACTCCCCAAACACCTACTTGAAAGTAAATGTGCCTGAGGAGTCCTGGAATGGAGAAGCGAGTCCCAGGACCAAGATCACG tggATGAAAGCTGACGACTCTTCCAAGACTAGTGGAGGAACACCAATCAAGATTGAAGATCCAAACCAGTTTGTTCCTTTAAATACAAACCCCAGTGAAGtgttggaaaagagaaataag ATTCGGGAGCAAAATCGATATGACCTGAAGACAGCAGGACCACAGTCTCAGCTGCTTGCTGGGATTGTTGTGGATAAAAAGCCAAGTCCA CCAATGCAATTTGAAGATGATGAGCAtgcaccaccagcaccacccAACCCATTCAGCCATCTCACAGAGAAGGAACTGGAAGAGTACAAGAAAACAATTGAGCGCAAGCAGTTGGGGCTGGAAG AAAATCACGAGGATCTCTATACCCAGAATGCCAACCTAATATCTGCAGAGCTACCTGTGGTGGTGGTGAATGGCAAGGAAGATGGGCACGATGTGGAAGAAGACCTCACCAAGAGGGTCAGTCAGTTAACCACTAGTACTGTGGAGAGCGTAGAGATTACCATTAAAAGCTCTGAAAAGATAGAAGAGGCCCTGTCCCCTGAAGGGTCACCTTCCAAATCCCCGTcgaagaagaaaaagaaattccgCACCCCATCTTTCctgaagaagaataaaaagaaagagaaagtggAAGTGTAA
- the ADD3 gene encoding gamma-adducin isoform X1, with protein sequence MSTDASQVVITSPPAATMPHKERYFDRINENDPEYLRERNMSPDLRQDFNMMEQRKRVTQILQSPAFREDLECLIQEQMKKGNNPTGLLALQQIADYITASSFAGFSSSSLSHGMITPINDLPGIDTSSFVKGEKLTRCKLASLYRLADLFGWAHLPNAYITVRVSKEHDHILIIPRGLSFSEASASNLIKVNILGDVVDQGSTTLSIDNAGFSPHVAIYSTRPDVRCIIHIHTPATAAVSSMKCGILPISQEALILGDVAYYNYQGSLDDQEERIQLQKVLGPSCKVLVLRNHGVVALGETLEEAFHYIFNVQLACETQVHALAGAGGIDNLLLLDLQKFKPFTHGVAAGGGGGVNMASQQKWKVGEQEFEALMRMLDNLGYRTGYAYRQPLVREKPKHKSDVEIPATVTAFSFEDDAVPLSPLKFLAQRQQREKTRWLNSPNTYLKVNVPEESWNGEASPRTKITWMKADDSSKTSGGTPIKIEDPNQFVPLNTNPSEVLEKRNKIREQNRYDLKTAGPQSQLLAGIVVDKKPSPPMQFEDDEHAPPAPPNPFSHLTEKELEEYKKTIERKQLGLEDAEQELFSDDGSSVSQIQSQTQSPQNVPEKLEENHEDLYTQNANLISAELPVVVVNGKEDGHDVEEDLTKRVSQLTTSTVESVEITIKSSEKIEEALSPEGSPSKSPSKKKKKFRTPSFLKKNKKKEKVEV encoded by the exons GCTTTTAGAGAAGATCTGGAATGCCTTATTCAAGAACAGATGAAGAAAGGCAATAACCCAACTGGGCTGCTTGCATTACAGCAGATTGCTGATTACATTACTGCAAGCTCTTTTGCAGGTTTTTCCTCATCTTCACTCA gCCATGGAATGATTACCCCCATCAATGATCTACCTGGGATAGATACCTCCTCGTTTGTTAAGGGAGAAAAACTTACTCGTTGCAAATTAGCCAGTTTATACAGATTGGCTGACTTGTTTGGGTGGGCACATCTGCCAAATGCCTACATCACC GTCAGAGTAAGCAAAGAACATGATCATATTCTAATCATTCCAAGAGGTCTGTCCTTTTCTGAAGCTTCAGCTTCCAATTTG ATTAAGGTAAACATCCTGGGAGATGTAGTTGACCAGGGCAGTACAACTCTAAGTATCGACAATGCAGGATTCAGTCCACATGTGGCCATCTACTCCACGCGCCCCGATGTCAGATGTATAATACACATACATACCCCTGCAACAGCAGCT GTTTCCTCTATGAAGTGTGGAATCCTTCCAATATCACAGGAGGCTCTGATTCTGGGAGATGTTGCTTATTACAACTACCAGGGTTCTCTTGATGATCAGGAAGAGAGAATTCAGCTTCAGAAAGTTCTTGGACCCAGTTGCAAG GTATTAGTCTTGAGAAACCATGGTGTGGTAGCTCTAGGAGAGACACTGGAAGAAGCATTCCACTATATTTTCAACGTGCAACTGGCCTGTGAAACACAG GTTCATGCATTAGCTGGAGCAGGTGGGATAGACAATCTCCTACTACTGGATCTGCAGAAGTTCAAGCCTTTCACGCATGGTGTGGCagcaggtggaggaggaggagttaATATGGCTTCACAGCAGAAATGGAAAGTAGGGGAGCAGGAGTTTGAAGCACTCATGCGGATGCTGGACAACCTG GGATACAGAACTGGCTATGCCTACAGGCAACCCTTAGTCAGGGAAAAGCCCAAACATAAGAGTGATGTTGAGATCCCAGCCACTGTGACTGCCTTTTCCTTTGAAGACGATGCGGTCCCGCTCTCCCCGCTGAAGTTCCTGGCACAGAGACAACAGAGGGAAAAGACAAGATGGCTGAACTCCCCAAACACCTACTTGAAAGTAAATGTGCCTGAGGAGTCCTGGAATGGAGAAGCGAGTCCCAGGACCAAGATCACG tggATGAAAGCTGACGACTCTTCCAAGACTAGTGGAGGAACACCAATCAAGATTGAAGATCCAAACCAGTTTGTTCCTTTAAATACAAACCCCAGTGAAGtgttggaaaagagaaataag ATTCGGGAGCAAAATCGATATGACCTGAAGACAGCAGGACCACAGTCTCAGCTGCTTGCTGGGATTGTTGTGGATAAAAAGCCAAGTCCA CCAATGCAATTTGAAGATGATGAGCAtgcaccaccagcaccacccAACCCATTCAGCCATCTCACAGAGAAGGAACTGGAAGAGTACAAGAAAACAATTGAGCGCAAGCAGTTGGGGCTGGAAG ATGCTGAACAGGAATTATTCTCAGATGACGGTTCATCTGTGTCACAAATTCAGTCACAAACTCAGTCCCCGCAAAATGTCCCAGAAAAATTAGAAG AAAATCACGAGGATCTCTATACCCAGAATGCCAACCTAATATCTGCAGAGCTACCTGTGGTGGTGGTGAATGGCAAGGAAGATGGGCACGATGTGGAAGAAGACCTCACCAAGAGGGTCAGTCAGTTAACCACTAGTACTGTGGAGAGCGTAGAGATTACCATTAAAAGCTCTGAAAAGATAGAAGAGGCCCTGTCCCCTGAAGGGTCACCTTCCAAATCCCCGTcgaagaagaaaaagaaattccgCACCCCATCTTTCctgaagaagaataaaaagaaagagaaagtggAAGTGTAA